Proteins found in one Triticum aestivum cultivar Chinese Spring chromosome 4D, IWGSC CS RefSeq v2.1, whole genome shotgun sequence genomic segment:
- the LOC123097194 gene encoding uncharacterized protein, producing MPSRRVAVIGAGAAGLVAARELLREGHAPVVFEAHAAAEIQIQNQRCFRRLDCSRIQESSDIQAFDFQIQIAMAFGSKRKLADRSDIEEDDADDVDLINSDDERNSADEQDESAEHGTAKPAKSLLDEVFFLDAPKGKNSGGSRPWRCKHCDKKYTSSYTRIHQHFFGVGPGKTKQIARCSVASDRVKYKKIYDKYHQPEKVQASGSAPKKQLVEAFAGVERDAVDMQIMLFLCANGIPFNVLRSPQYYEMVAAIQRAPKGYKPPAYEKARTTLLDACKRKVENDLAPVRQTWYSHGVSVVSDGWTNMKNHPLINVIASNSHGSMFLYAKDFSGEEKTGESIAEFLLQAIEEIGPSNVLQVITDNASNCRVAGEEIEKVCFSLFGTLILV from the exons ATGCCATCGCGCCGCGTCGCCGTGATCGGCGCAGGGGCCGCGGGCCTGGTGgcggcgcgggagctgctgcgggAGGGCCATGCGCCAGTCGTCTTCGAGGCGCATGCAGCAGCAGAAATTCAGATTCAAAACCAGCGATGCTTCAGAAGACTTGATTGCTCGAGGATCCAAGAGTCCAGTGACATTCAGGCATTCGATTTTCAGATTCAG ATTGCGATGGCGTTTGGGTCGAAACGTAAGTTAGCAGATCGGAGTGACATCGAGGAGGATGACGCCGATGATGTTGATCTCATCAATTCCGATGATGAGCGTAATAGCGCTGATGAACAAGATGAATCTGCCGAGCATGGTACTGCAAAACCTGCTAAATCCCTTCTAGATGAGGTATTTTTTCTTGATGCACCTAAAGGGAAGAACTCTGGTGGATCAAGACCCTGGCGATGCAAACATTGTGATAAGAAGTACACTAGTAGTTATACAAGAATTCATCAGCACTTCTTTGGTGTTGGTCCTGGCAAGACAAAACAAATTGCTCGCTGCTCTGTCGCAAGTGATCGCGTCAAGTATAAGAAAATATATGATAAG TATCACCAACCTGAGAAAGTACAAGCTTCAGGCTCGGCGCCTAAAAAGCAATTAGTAGAAGCTTTTGCTGGGGTGGAAAGAGATGCAGTGGACATGCAAATAATGTTGTTCCTTTGTGCTAATGGAATTCCCTTTAATGTGTTGAGAAGTCCTCAATACTATGAAATGGTAGCAGCCATCCAGAGAGCACCAAAGGGATACAAACCTCCTGCATATGAGAAGGCTAGGACTACTCTTCTAGATGCATGTAAGAGAAAGGTGGAGAATGATTTGGCTCCGGTTAGACAAACATG GTATTCCCATGGTGTCTCTGTTGTTTCTGACGGATGGACAAATATGAAGAACCATCCATTAATCAACGTAATAGCATCGAATAGCCATGGTTCAATGTTTCTGTACGCAAAAGACTTCTCTGGAGAAGAGAAGACAGGTGAATCCATTGCAGAATTCTTACTGCAAGCCATTGAGGAGATTGGCCCTTCCAATGTCCTTCAGGTCATCACTGATAATGCATCTAATTGCAGAGTTGCGGGTGAAGAAATTGAGAAAGTATGTTTTTCATTGTTTGGTACATTGATTTTAGTTTGA
- the LOC123100677 gene encoding uncharacterized protein, producing MVDTYQTGKATVKFFRNHQHFQDLFRRNSKLDLLKVSKTRFASHYIVLKRLMDVREALTTTIVTSKWKELVKACEVQTRAAANAIAQNIIDETFWDEIKIIIDITKPLYMVIKFSDGEGPKSGDIYERMDNMLGEMQEVMTREDNPHKDDWSKVNEIIIYRWGKMNWHFHCLAFALSPKYYDQAYLASPAPGGGQRKAPNDDSEVMEGVIEALNRIAEDKKEYALLREELNTFIMKKGLYAIDVVQADAATMNATEWWFNYGSQTPTLSEVAKKVLSQPISSSSAERNWSTYSFIHNVKRNKLNATTADKLVFIHANERLKRRFSEGYNSGPHYKWDVEPENDLLEDSSLKLEQLRWDNLEDEAADAEPPRKIQRT from the coding sequence ATGGTTGATACATACCAGACTGGGAAAGCAACTGTGAAGTTCTTTAGGAACCACCAGCACTTTCAAGATCTCTTTAGACGCAACTCCAAGTTGGATCTTTTGAAGGTCTCAAAAACAAGATTTGCTTCTCATTATATTGTGCTTAAGAGGCTTATGGATGTTCGAGAGGCGCTCACAACTACCATTGTCACAAGCAAGTGGAAGgaactggtgaaggcttgtgaggtaCAAACAAGAGCAGCAGCAAATGCGATTGCCCAAAATATCATTGATGAGACATTTTGGGATGAGATTAAAATCATCATTGACATCACAAAACCATTATACATGGTAATCAAGTTCAGTGACGGAGAAGGTCCAAAATCTGGTGATATATATGAAAGAATGGACAATATGCTTGGCGAGATGCAAGAAGTCATGACAAGGGAAGATAACCCTCACAAAGATGATTGGTCGAAGGTAAATGAAATTATTATTTATCGGTGGGGAAAGATGAACTGGCATTTTCACTGCTTAGCGTTTGCTCTTTCTCCTAAGTATTATGATCAAGCCTATCTTGCAAGTCCTGCTCCTGGTGGTGGTCAAAGGAAAGCTCCAAATGATGACAGTGAGGTTATGGAAGGTGTTATAGAGGCTCTAAATAGAATTGCAGAAGATAAAAAAGAGTATGCTCTTTTACGTGAGGAGCTTAACACCTTTATAATGAAGAAAGGTTTGTATGCAATAGACGTCGTTCAGGCTGATGCAGCCACGATGAATGCCACAGAATGGTGGTTCAATTATGGCTCACAAACTCCAACTTTAAGTGAGGTGGCAAAGAAAGTCTTGTCTCAGCCAATAAGCAGCTCCTCTGCCGAAAGAAATTGGAGTACCTACTCATTCATACATAATGTAAAGAGAAACAAGCTGAATGCAACGACAGCCGATAAGCTTGTCTTTATTCATGCAAACGAGCGTCTGAAGAGGAGGTTTTCAGAGGGCTACAATTCAGGTCCACATTATAAGTGGGATGTTGAGCCTGAGAATGATTTGCTGGAGGATTCAAGCTTGAAGCTTGAGCAGCTGCGTTGGGATAACTTGGAGGATGAAGCAGCTGATGCTGAACCACCACGCAAAATTCAGAGGACTTGA